A region of Gracilinanus agilis isolate LMUSP501 chromosome 3, AgileGrace, whole genome shotgun sequence DNA encodes the following proteins:
- the LOC123238724 gene encoding olfactory receptor 51G2-like, whose amino-acid sequence MSVFNNSALYPHFLLTGFQELEAKYSLISIPICLIYIISIAGNMTILFIIRTEPSLHQPMYYFLSMLALADLGLSTVTLPTMVSVFWFHVRDISFVACATQMYFIHVFSIIESAILLAMAFDRVVAIRDPLRYSAILTNSVIIKIGLASAGRALIMVFPVPVLLKRLQFHNINTLSYPFCLHQDLIKLTMSNQRINSIYGLMVIISSTGVDSVLLLLSYMLILVTVLSVASKTERVKALNTCISHICAVFTFYTPMIGLSVIRRYGQNASPMVHVLMADVYMLVPPLMNPIVYSVKTKQIRLRILKKFKKEKG is encoded by the coding sequence ATGTCTGTCTTCAATAACTCTGCTCTTTATCCTCACTTCCTTTTAACAGGCTTCCAAGAACTGGAGGCCAAGTATAGTCTCATCTCCATTCCCATCTGCCTGATCTACATAATTTCTATTGCAGGAAACATgaccatcctcttcatcattagGACAGAGCCCTCACTCCACCAACCTATGTATTACTTTCTCTCCATGTTAGCCCTGGCAGACCTGGGTCTGTCTACTGTCACCTTGCCCACTATGGTCAGTGTCTTTTGGTTCCATGTTCGAGATATCTCCTTTGTTGCCTGTGCAACCCAAATGTACTTCATTCATGTGTTCTCTATCATTGAGTCAGCTATATTGTTGGCCATGGCATTTGACCGTGTTGTGGCTATCCGGGACCCACTACGCTATTCAGCCATCCTCACTAACAGTGTAATCATTAAGATTGGACTTGCCAGTGCTGGAAGAGCCCTTATTATGGTCTTCCCAGTCCCTGTCCTCTTGAAAAGGTTGCAGTTCCATAACATCAATACCCTCTCCTACCCCTTCTGTCTGCACCAGGATCTTATCAAGCTGACAATGTCTAACCAGAGGATCAACAGCATCTATGGACTCATGGTGATCATCTCTTCAACAGGAGTAGACTCAGTATTACTGCTTCTGTCCTATATGCTCATCCTGGTCACAGTGTTGAGTGTTGCCTCTAAGACAGAGCGTGTCAAAGCTCTCAACACCTGCATTTCTCATATCTGTGCTGTATTTACCTTCTACACGCCTATGATTGGGTTGTCTGTAATACGTCGCTATGGGCAAAATGCCTCCCCAATGGTCCATGTGTTGATGGCTGATGTCTACATGCTTGTCCCACCACTCATGAACCCTATTGTGTATAGTGTCAAGACCAAACAGATTCGCCTGCGCATCCTCAAGAAGttcaaaaaagagaagggatAG
- the LOC123238725 gene encoding olfactory receptor 51G2-like — protein sequence MSVFNNSALYPHFLLTGFQGMEAKYSLISIPICLIYIISIAGNITILFIIRTEPSLHQPMYYFLSMLALTDLGLSTVTLPTMVSVFWFHVRDISFVACATQMYFIHVFSIIESAILLAMAFDRVVAIRDPLRYSAILTNSVIIKIGLASAGRALIMVFPVPVLLKRLQFHNINTLSYPFCLHQDLIKLTMSNQRINSIYGLMVIISSTGVDSVLLLLSYMLILVTVLSVASKTERVKALNTCISHICAVFTFYTPMIGLSVIRRYGQNASPMVHVLMADVYMLVPPLMNPIVYSVKTKQIRLHILKKFKKEKG from the coding sequence ATGTCTGTCTTCAATAACTCTGCTCTTTATCCTCACTTCCTTTTAACAGGCTTCCAAGGAATGGAAGCCAAGTATAGTCTCATCTCCATTCCCATCTGCCTGATCTACATAATTTCAATTGCAGGAAACATcaccatcctcttcatcattagGACAGAGCCCTCACTCCACCAACCTATGTACTACTTTCTCTCCATGTTAGCCCTGACAGACCTGGGTCTGTCTACTGTGACCCTTCCCACTATGGTCAGTGTCTTTTGGTTCCATGTTCGAGATATCTCCTTTGTTGCCTGTGCAACCCAAATGTACTTCATTCATGTGTTCTCTATCATTGAGTCAGCTATATTGTTGGCCATGGCATTTGACCGTGTTGTGGCTATCCGGGACCCACTACGCTATTCAGCCATCCTCACTAACAGTGTAATCATTAAGATTGGACTTGCCAGTGCTGGAAGAGCCCTTATTATGGTCTTCCCAGTCCCTGTCCTCTTGAAAAGGTTGCAGTTCCATAACATCAATACCCTCTCCTACCCCTTCTGTCTGCACCAGGATCTTATCAAGCTGACAATGTCTAACCAGAGGATCAACAGCATCTATGGACTCATGGTGATCATCTCTTCAACAGGAGTAGACTCAGTATTACTGCTTCTGTCCTATATGCTCATCCTGGTCACAGTGTTGAGTGTTGCCTCTAAGACAGAGCGTGTCAAAGCTCTCAACACCTGCATTTCTCATATCTGTGCTGTATTTACCTTCTACACGCCTATGATTGGGTTGTCTGTAATACGTCGCTATGGGCAAAATGCCTCCCCAATGGTCCATGTGTTGATGGCTGATGTCTACATGCTTGTCCCACCACTCATGAACCCTATTGTGTATAGTGTCAAGACCAAACAGATTCGCCTGCACATCCTCAAGAAGttcaaaaaagagaagggatAG
- the MMP26 gene encoding matrix metalloproteinase-26: MLPILLTFAIFLPWGLSFPVIPPTLQDDLNFFEDYFHRFFFTTEESQKYSLEDQLRFLQHFFRLEETGWLDEPTKALIRQPRCGVPDIADYSFFPGSPKIERNHVTYSIYNYPVGMKYERVEKIILKAVKIWSNVTPLKFQRVYTERSDIEFAFLRGGHGDGFPFDGKGNTLAHAFAPNPYYQGVVHFDRDEEWSYSHEGINLFLVAVHEIGHALGLGHSQDPNSIMFPTYQYQDPKYFRLGDDDIKGIQTLYYSGNKSQRVS, translated from the exons ATGCTGCCTATTCTCCTCACCTTTGCCATTTTCCTGCCCTGGGGTTTGTCCTTCCCAGTCATTCCTCCAACTCTCCAGGATGATTTGAACTTCTTTGAG GATTACTTCCATCGATTTTTCTTCACTACAGAGGAATCCCAGAAGTATTCTCTGGAAGATCAATTGCGCTTCTTGCAGCATTTCTTCAGGCTGGAAGAAACTGGCTGGTTGGATGAGCCAACGAAGGCTCTCATAAGGCAGCCTCGATGTGGGGTCCCAGATATTGCtgactattctttttttcctgggtcacctaaaattgaaagaaatcatGTAACCTACAG TATCTACAACTATCCGGTGGGCATGAAGTATGAGAGAGTTGAAAAGATCATTTTGAAAGCAGTAAAAATATGGAGTAATGTGACCCCCTTGAAATTCCAAAGAGTGTATACAGAAAGATCCGACATTGAGTTTGCTTTCCTGAGAGGAG GTCATGGTGATGGCTTCCCCTttgatggaaaaggaaacaccCTAGCACATGCTTTTGCTCCAAATCCTTACTACCAAGGAGTGGTCCACTTTGACAGAGATGAAGAATGGTCATATTCTCATGAAG GAATCAATCTCTTCCTGGTGGCTGTTCATGAGATAGGCCATGCCCTGGGCCTGGGACACTCTCAGGATCCAAACTCCATCATGTTCCCCACTTATCAATACCAGGACCCAAAATACTTCAGACTTGGTGATGATGATATAAAAGGAATCCAGACCCTTTATTATTCAG GGAACAAATCCCAGAGAGTATCCTGA